A section of the Deltaproteobacteria bacterium genome encodes:
- a CDS encoding DUF4416 family protein, with the protein MSLPRSPQAVKLVMSFILAEEKAFASAISEADQQYGPVDFLTEPLPFDFTAYYEPEMGRGLRRRLAGFGLLTAPEQLPEIKLWTNALESKFLNERGGRKVNIDPGYLAASKFILATGKDYSHRVYLGQGIYGDLTLWFQKGVFTPLPWTYPDYASQPLIGLINLLRKRYLWQLKNPEAQGPRVQGAKNNSPGEAG; encoded by the coding sequence GTGAGTTTGCCCCGTTCCCCCCAGGCCGTGAAGTTAGTGATGAGTTTTATCTTGGCGGAAGAGAAAGCTTTCGCTTCGGCAATCTCAGAGGCCGACCAGCAATACGGGCCGGTGGATTTTTTGACCGAACCTTTACCCTTTGACTTCACCGCCTATTACGAGCCGGAGATGGGCAGAGGCCTTAGACGCAGGTTGGCCGGTTTTGGGCTCTTGACTGCACCCGAACAGTTGCCAGAAATAAAACTCTGGACGAATGCGCTGGAATCAAAGTTCCTGAACGAACGGGGGGGTCGGAAAGTAAATATCGATCCAGGGTACTTGGCGGCTTCTAAGTTTATCCTGGCCACGGGGAAGGATTATAGCCACAGGGTTTACCTCGGACAGGGAATTTACGGGGATTTAACGTTATGGTTCCAAAAGGGGGTTTTTACCCCCCTGCCCTGGACTTATCCGGATTATGCTTCCCAACCATTAATCGGCCTGATCAATCTTCTGCGCAAGCGCTACCTATGGCAGCTGAAAAACCCAGAGGCCCAGGGTCCAAGGGTTCAAGGAGCCAAGAACAATTCTCCTGGGGAAGCCGGATGA
- a CDS encoding YicC/YloC family endoribonuclease produces the protein MIKSMTGYGRGEWQGEGQRVEVEVKSFNHRYCDILPHLPRRLNALEGQIRNYVKQRVSRGRIEVFVQIGDSSPVEQKLELDLNLARDYHLALKALQENLGIPGEIRIETLSNFKEIFTRKEVETNLEKEWAALQEALGGALGQLENMRREEGLMLRQDFLNRLKTVEEMLQGIEEKAPLALRACRDRLAQRVQELCGGLQIDEARLAQEVAYLAERSDLNEELVRIGSHLSQFREMMDRPEPMGRKLDFLLQEINREANTIGSKASDAGIAQLAVGIKSELEKIREQVQNVE, from the coding sequence ATGATTAAAAGCATGACCGGTTATGGTCGGGGTGAATGGCAGGGAGAAGGGCAACGGGTGGAAGTGGAGGTCAAGTCCTTCAACCACCGCTACTGCGACATTCTACCGCACCTTCCCCGAAGGCTGAACGCTCTGGAGGGGCAGATACGGAATTACGTCAAACAACGGGTTTCCCGGGGACGGATCGAGGTATTTGTGCAAATCGGCGACTCTTCCCCCGTGGAACAAAAGTTGGAATTGGACCTCAACTTGGCCCGTGATTATCACCTGGCTTTAAAGGCTTTGCAGGAAAATTTGGGAATCCCTGGGGAGATCCGCATAGAAACCCTATCCAACTTCAAAGAGATTTTCACTCGGAAAGAGGTGGAAACGAACCTAGAAAAAGAATGGGCCGCTTTACAGGAAGCCCTGGGAGGGGCGCTGGGCCAACTGGAAAACATGCGCCGCGAGGAAGGCCTGATGCTCCGCCAAGATTTCTTGAACCGGCTGAAAACCGTGGAAGAAATGTTACAGGGAATTGAAGAAAAAGCCCCGTTGGCGCTGCGGGCTTGCCGCGACCGACTGGCCCAGCGAGTTCAGGAGCTTTGCGGAGGACTACAAATCGATGAAGCTCGCCTGGCGCAGGAAGTGGCCTACCTGGCTGAACGCAGCGACCTCAATGAGGAGTTGGTGCGTATTGGTAGTCATCTCAGCCAGTTTCGGGAAATGATGGACCGTCCTGAACCCATGGGGAGAAAGTTAGATTTTCTCCTCCAGGAAATCAATCGGGAAGCTAACACCATAGGCTCGAAAGCCAGCGATGCGGGGATCGCCCAGTTGGCCGTGGGAATTAAAAGTGAGCTGGAGAAGATACGCGAGCAGGTTCAGAACGTGGAATAA
- the gmk gene encoding guanylate kinase gives MTKKMNKGLLFVVSAPSGTGKTTLCRAMTRIFPGLHYSISHTTRQQRPGDENGQDYHFISPQEFQQMIDRSEFVEWAEIYGHRYGTSRAVVEKVLEEGRDVILDIDGQGAKQIHDKKLPGAFIFLLPPSLEELERRLSNRRTERKAAMEERLRKAKAEMAEAYWYDYLIVNDELEKAQEQLQAVILAEHCRRERMSEFLDEILTAK, from the coding sequence ATGACCAAGAAAATGAATAAAGGATTGCTGTTTGTAGTTTCCGCACCCTCGGGGACGGGAAAGACGACCCTCTGCCGGGCGATGACCCGAATCTTTCCTGGTCTTCATTACTCCATCTCTCACACCACTCGCCAACAACGCCCCGGTGATGAAAACGGTCAAGATTACCATTTCATCTCCCCCCAAGAATTTCAGCAAATGATCGATCGTAGCGAATTCGTGGAATGGGCGGAGATTTATGGCCATCGCTACGGCACATCTCGGGCTGTTGTGGAAAAAGTCTTGGAGGAAGGCCGGGATGTTATTCTGGATATAGATGGACAGGGGGCAAAGCAGATCCACGATAAAAAGTTGCCAGGGGCCTTCATCTTCCTCCTTCCTCCTTCCTTAGAGGAATTGGAACGGAGGTTGTCCAACCGCCGAACCGAAAGGAAAGCGGCCATGGAGGAGCGCCTGAGGAAAGCGAAGGCCGAAATGGCTGAGGCTTATTGGTATGACTACCTGATCGTCAATGATGAACTGGAAAAAGCCCAGGAACAATTGCAAGCCGTCATCCTGGCAGAACATTGTCGGCGAGAAAGGATGAGCGAGTTCTTAGATGAAATACTTACCGCTAAATAA
- the rpoZ gene encoding DNA-directed RNA polymerase subunit omega has protein sequence MARISVEDCLKKVPNRFDLVQLAATRTKQLLKGSKPRVQTDNKEIVCALREIAAGKVTLAKPKGRIAQEKNEEGK, from the coding sequence ATGGCTCGAATTTCGGTAGAAGATTGTTTGAAAAAGGTACCCAATCGTTTCGATCTGGTGCAGCTGGCAGCCACCCGAACGAAACAATTGCTCAAGGGGTCTAAACCCCGGGTGCAAACGGACAATAAAGAAATTGTCTGCGCCCTACGGGAAATCGCCGCCGGCAAAGTGACCCTGGCAAAACCCAAAGGGAGAATTGCGCAGGAAAAAAACGAGGAAGGAAAATGA
- the pyrF gene encoding orotidine-5'-phosphate decarboxylase has product MREAVRRKIIFALDVATLEEVRRFVGLLKDRVGLFKVGLELFTAFGPEAVKAVQEEGGDVFLDLKLHDIPNTVARAAEEAVKLGVPMFNLHATGGMEMMRATAQRCRNMAEKLNRPRPIILAVTILTSLDEENLKEIGWIGPVSEHVVHLAELAQKAGIDGVVASPQEIISIRQRCGPQFIIVTPGIRPAFAAPGQDDQKRVMTAKEAITAGADYIVIGRPVRLAQDPAAAMDQVIAEISCIPYSELK; this is encoded by the coding sequence ATGAGGGAAGCCGTTCGCAGAAAGATTATCTTTGCCCTCGATGTGGCCACTTTAGAAGAAGTGCGGCGTTTCGTGGGCTTGCTGAAAGACCGGGTAGGGTTGTTCAAGGTTGGACTGGAGCTTTTCACTGCCTTCGGCCCAGAGGCGGTAAAAGCGGTTCAAGAAGAAGGCGGGGATGTTTTTCTCGACCTGAAACTCCATGATATCCCCAACACAGTAGCCCGGGCAGCGGAAGAAGCCGTCAAATTGGGTGTGCCAATGTTCAACCTTCATGCCACCGGCGGGATGGAAATGATGCGTGCAACAGCACAGCGTTGCCGCAATATGGCCGAAAAGTTGAATCGGCCCAGGCCCATAATCTTAGCCGTGACCATTCTTACCAGCCTGGATGAAGAGAACCTCAAAGAGATAGGTTGGATCGGGCCGGTATCGGAGCACGTCGTCCACCTGGCAGAATTAGCCCAAAAGGCAGGAATCGATGGAGTTGTTGCCTCGCCCCAGGAAATCATTTCCATACGCCAGCGCTGTGGCCCGCAATTCATCATCGTGACCCCCGGGATCCGCCCGGCGTTTGCCGCACCCGGCCAAGATGACCAGAAACGGGTAATGACCGCCAAGGAAGCCATCACCGCCGGAGCGGACTATATCGTCATCGGCCGCCCTGTTCGCTTGGCCCAAGATCCGGCCGCGGCCATGGACCAGGTGATTGCCGAGATCAGTTGCATACCCTACTCCGAACTAAAATAA
- a CDS encoding cupin domain-containing protein: MNSVKREKDLTWEPHPFLPIQIKLLVTRKLDQADVTCFLVKIPVGKEIPEHTHEIQEDIIFLLSGKGKMWIDGIGDFDIEKGTFVRVPKNTRHRIYDVTEEILNYDVFAPPLF, encoded by the coding sequence ATGAATTCCGTTAAAAGAGAAAAAGATTTAACCTGGGAGCCTCATCCCTTTTTGCCCATTCAGATCAAGCTGCTGGTTACCCGGAAATTGGATCAGGCCGATGTGACCTGCTTCCTGGTTAAAATTCCCGTGGGCAAGGAGATCCCCGAGCATACCCATGAAATCCAGGAGGATATAATTTTCCTCCTTTCCGGAAAAGGAAAAATGTGGATTGATGGCATCGGAGATTTCGACATCGAGAAAGGCACTTTTGTCCGCGTCCCTAAAAATACCCGGCACAGGATCTATGATGTCACCGAGGAGATTTTGAATTACGATGTCTTTGCTCCCCCGTTATTTTAG
- a CDS encoding DUF465 domain-containing protein: MEKRDLELVQKYISSDPELKRDMDEHEEFERRLAELSRHLYLTPEEEVERKKIQKLKLAGRDRIEAILAKYRSQGARG, translated from the coding sequence ATGGAGAAGCGTGACCTGGAACTCGTCCAGAAGTACATCTCCAGCGACCCCGAGCTGAAGCGAGATATGGATGAGCACGAAGAATTTGAACGCAGACTTGCGGAACTGAGCCGTCATTTGTACCTCACGCCTGAGGAAGAAGTGGAACGAAAAAAAATCCAAAAATTGAAACTCGCTGGCCGCGATCGGATCGAGGCCATTCTCGCTAAATACCGATCCCAGGGCGCACGGGGGTAA
- the ilvB gene encoding biosynthetic-type acetolactate synthase large subunit — MKKTGAEILFESLKLEGVDTIFGFPGGAVLSIYDTLLKYSEEIRHILVRHEQGAVHAADGYARSSGKVGVCLVTSGPGATNAVTGIATAYMDSVPLVVFTGQVPTMLIGNDAFQEADIVGITRPCTKHNYLVKDVKDLAAIIKQAFHLARTGRPGPILVDLPKDVMADSTEFAYPAKVKMRSYNPTYQGHPGQIRRAVKLIAQAQKPLIYAGGGVILSNASKELASLAQKFSIPVTTTLMGLGGFPGTNPLFLGMLGMHGTFQANMAITHCDVLIAVGARFDDRVTGKVETFSPRSQKIHIDIDPTSISKNVLVDIPIVGDVKNVLKAMLKFFEEEPAQDWLQARVDWLKQIEEWIKTSPLTYKSGPCIKPQFVVKKINEITQEITGGNFIITTEVGQNQMWTAQFFTFTQPRTLITSGGLGTMGYGFPAAIGAQVAFPDKTIIDIAGDGSFQMNIQELATAVQYKLPVKVAVLNNHCLGMVRQWQQLFCAQRYSQTIFEVAPDFVKLAEAYGAVGLRATKPEEVEPVIREALAIRQPVVMDFVVDRDECVYPMVPAGAALTEMLLV, encoded by the coding sequence TTGAAGAAAACGGGAGCGGAAATTCTCTTTGAGAGTCTGAAGCTGGAAGGGGTGGATACAATCTTCGGATTTCCCGGAGGAGCTGTCCTAAGCATTTACGACACGCTGTTGAAATATTCCGAAGAAATCCGCCACATCCTTGTGCGCCATGAACAGGGAGCCGTGCATGCGGCCGATGGGTATGCCCGCTCTTCGGGCAAAGTGGGGGTTTGCCTGGTGACTTCCGGCCCCGGCGCCACCAATGCCGTAACCGGCATCGCCACCGCCTACATGGATTCTGTTCCTCTGGTGGTCTTCACCGGTCAAGTGCCCACCATGCTCATCGGCAACGATGCTTTTCAGGAGGCAGACATTGTCGGCATCACCCGTCCCTGTACCAAGCACAATTACCTGGTCAAAGACGTCAAGGACCTGGCTGCGATCATTAAACAGGCCTTCCACTTGGCCAGGACAGGAAGGCCCGGCCCGATCCTTGTGGATCTACCCAAAGATGTAATGGCCGACAGTACGGAGTTCGCCTACCCTGCCAAGGTCAAGATGCGCAGCTATAATCCAACGTACCAGGGTCATCCCGGACAGATCAGAAGAGCGGTAAAACTCATCGCTCAAGCCCAAAAGCCTTTGATTTATGCCGGTGGGGGAGTCATCCTCTCCAACGCTTCCAAAGAACTTGCTTCCTTGGCCCAAAAGTTTTCCATTCCTGTAACGACGACCCTCATGGGATTGGGAGGCTTCCCGGGAACGAACCCTCTCTTCTTGGGTATGCTCGGAATGCATGGAACCTTTCAGGCCAATATGGCCATCACCCATTGTGATGTGCTCATTGCGGTTGGGGCCCGGTTTGACGACCGGGTAACGGGTAAGGTGGAAACCTTTTCTCCCCGCTCTCAAAAAATCCATATCGACATCGACCCCACTTCCATCTCCAAGAATGTTCTTGTGGACATTCCCATCGTTGGCGATGTCAAGAATGTCCTCAAAGCGATGCTCAAATTCTTCGAGGAAGAACCCGCTCAGGATTGGCTCCAAGCGCGGGTGGACTGGTTGAAGCAGATTGAGGAATGGATAAAAACATCCCCTTTAACTTATAAATCCGGCCCCTGCATTAAACCCCAATTCGTTGTAAAAAAGATCAACGAAATTACTCAAGAAATCACGGGGGGCAACTTCATCATCACCACGGAAGTAGGCCAGAATCAGATGTGGACGGCCCAGTTTTTTACCTTTACCCAGCCACGTACGTTGATCACCTCTGGCGGGTTAGGCACAATGGGTTATGGTTTCCCCGCAGCCATTGGCGCGCAGGTGGCCTTCCCGGATAAAACCATCATCGATATCGCTGGCGACGGAAGCTTCCAGATGAACATTCAGGAGTTGGCCACGGCCGTTCAATATAAACTTCCGGTGAAGGTGGCGGTGTTGAACAACCACTGCCTGGGTATGGTGCGCCAATGGCAACAGCTTTTCTGCGCGCAGCGCTATTCCCAAACTATATTCGAGGTCGCTCCTGACTTCGTCAAGCTGGCCGAAGCTTACGGGGCCGTTGGCCTGCGGGCAACCAAGCCGGAAGAAGTTGAACCGGTCATCCGCGAGGCCCTGGCGATTCGCCAGCCCGTGGTTATGGATTTCGTAGTGGATCGGGACGAATGTGTTTATCCCATGGTTCCGGCTGGCGCGGCCTTGACCGAAATGCTTCTGGTATAA
- the ilvN gene encoding acetolactate synthase small subunit: MRHVISVLVDNEPGVLSRISGLFSGRGFNIESLNVAETLDPSISRMTLVTRGNVQIVEQIIKQLNKLVNVIKVLELTGSDYVEREMALIKVTAETTSRAEVLRIVDIFRGKVVDVSPKSFTLEITGDEKKIQAVIDLLVPIGIMEIVRTGKVAITRVRKEGANASGIREKDLQKSS, encoded by the coding sequence ATGCGACACGTTATATCGGTTTTAGTGGATAATGAACCGGGAGTCCTCTCCCGGATCTCCGGGCTCTTTAGTGGCCGGGGTTTTAACATCGAGAGCCTAAATGTGGCCGAGACCTTAGACCCGTCGATTTCGCGGATGACTCTGGTCACCCGCGGGAACGTCCAAATCGTTGAACAAATCATTAAACAACTGAACAAACTGGTCAACGTGATCAAAGTTCTCGAGCTTACGGGTTCTGATTATGTGGAACGGGAAATGGCCCTGATCAAAGTAACAGCCGAGACGACCTCGCGAGCTGAAGTTCTACGGATCGTAGACATTTTCCGGGGGAAGGTGGTGGACGTTTCCCCAAAATCCTTTACCCTGGAAATTACCGGAGATGAAAAAAAGATCCAGGCCGTCATTGACCTTCTCGTTCCCATCGGCATCATGGAAATTGTGCGCACGGGAAAAGTAGCGATCACCCGGGTCCGCAAAGAAGGAGCCAATGCGAGTGGGATACGGGAAAAAGATCTTCAAAAATCTTCCTAG